One stretch of Streptomyces sp. NBC_01142 DNA includes these proteins:
- a CDS encoding SDR family oxidoreductase → MELDGRVAVVTGGTRGVGAGIARAFLRAGAEVVVCARRAPEAPVAGAEFVPLDVRDPAAVGEFFDKVAVRYGRLDTLVNNAGGTPYRLLGAGDAARHARVIELNLTAPLTASLAAYELLKAARGSIVMIGSVSGGRPSPGSAAYGAAKAGLENLARSMAVEWAPEVRVNTLVLGMVRTELSRLHYGDEEGIAAVGRTVPLGRLAEPSEIGDAAVFLASERAAYVSGASLLVHGGGERPAFLDAATVNKET, encoded by the coding sequence ATGGAGCTGGACGGGAGGGTTGCCGTCGTCACCGGCGGCACGCGGGGCGTGGGCGCGGGCATCGCGCGGGCGTTCCTGCGGGCGGGCGCCGAGGTGGTGGTCTGTGCCCGCAGAGCGCCCGAAGCCCCCGTTGCCGGGGCCGAGTTCGTACCGCTCGACGTGCGCGATCCGGCTGCGGTGGGGGAGTTCTTCGACAAGGTCGCGGTGCGGTACGGCCGACTGGACACCCTGGTCAACAATGCGGGCGGGACACCGTACCGGCTGCTCGGTGCAGGCGACGCCGCCCGCCACGCCCGGGTGATCGAGCTCAATCTCACCGCGCCGCTGACCGCGTCACTCGCGGCGTACGAGCTTCTCAAGGCGGCCCGTGGGTCGATCGTGATGATCGGCAGCGTCAGTGGCGGCCGCCCGTCGCCGGGGTCGGCGGCGTACGGGGCGGCGAAGGCCGGACTGGAGAATCTGGCCCGCTCCATGGCTGTGGAGTGGGCGCCCGAGGTACGGGTGAACACACTCGTCCTCGGCATGGTCCGCACCGAGCTGTCCCGGCTGCACTACGGGGATGAGGAGGGGATCGCGGCGGTCGGTCGCACCGTGCCCCTGGGGCGGCTGGCGGAGCCCTCGGAGATCGGTGACGCGGCCGTCTTCCTCGCCTCGGAGCGGGCGGCCTATGTGAGCGGGGCCTCGCTGCTCGTGCACGGGGGCGGGGAGCGCCCCGCCTTCCTCGATGCCGCAACTGTCAACAAGGAGACGTGA
- a CDS encoding beta-galactosidase, with protein sequence MAEFTVGDTDFLVDGRPVRLLSGALHYFRVHEAQWDHRLAMLRAMGLNCVETYVPWNLHEPEPGRYADAEALGRFLDAAHAAGLCAIVRPGPYICAEWENGGLPHWLTGRLGRRARTDDAEYLGHVERWFTRLLPQVVERQIGLGGPVIMVQVENEYGSYGSDQGYLRHLVELLQSCGVTVPLFTSDGPEDHMLTGGSVPGVLATANFGSGAREAFETLRRHRPTGPLMSMEFWCGWFDHWGGDHVVRDPADAAAALREILECGASVNIYMAHGGTNFAGWAGANRGGGALHMAELQPDVTSYDYDAPVDESGRPTEKFWLFREVLAQYGEGPLPEPPPAPARLGTPVRAELAEWAPLGDVLEVLGGPETETPVPPSFEELDVDRGLVRYRVDVPGPRQPYPLSLPGLRDRAVVYVDGVRAGVLNGENTVLEEPVAGPAAVELWVESLGRVNYGPRTGESKGITGGVLHERQYLHGVRARGLRLDAFEEAGAVAKVPFRAAGEWAPGLYRGAFEVSSPGDASLELPGWGRGFVWVNGFNLGRYWSVGPQRALYVPGPVLRAGTNEVWVLELESAGAPEGDGVGVGVGERVVRLS encoded by the coding sequence GTGGCTGAGTTCACGGTCGGTGATACGGACTTTCTGGTGGACGGGCGGCCGGTGCGGCTGCTGTCGGGGGCGCTGCACTACTTCCGGGTGCACGAGGCACAGTGGGACCACCGGCTGGCGATGCTGCGGGCCATGGGGCTGAACTGCGTCGAGACGTACGTCCCGTGGAACCTGCACGAGCCCGAGCCCGGCCGGTACGCCGACGCGGAGGCGCTGGGGCGGTTCCTGGACGCCGCGCACGCTGCGGGGCTGTGCGCGATCGTGCGCCCGGGGCCGTACATCTGCGCCGAGTGGGAGAACGGCGGGCTGCCGCACTGGCTGACCGGCCGCCTCGGACGGCGCGCGCGCACGGACGACGCCGAGTACCTGGGGCATGTGGAGCGGTGGTTCACGCGGCTGCTGCCGCAGGTCGTGGAGCGCCAGATCGGACTCGGCGGGCCGGTGATCATGGTTCAGGTCGAGAACGAGTACGGCAGTTACGGCTCCGACCAGGGCTATCTGCGCCACCTCGTGGAACTGCTGCAGAGCTGCGGAGTGACGGTCCCGCTGTTCACCTCCGACGGGCCCGAGGACCATATGCTGACCGGCGGTTCGGTGCCGGGCGTGCTCGCGACGGCGAACTTCGGGTCCGGCGCGCGGGAGGCGTTCGAGACGCTGCGCCGCCATCGGCCCACCGGGCCGCTGATGTCCATGGAGTTCTGGTGCGGCTGGTTCGACCACTGGGGCGGGGACCATGTCGTACGCGATCCGGCGGACGCCGCGGCAGCGCTGCGCGAGATCCTGGAGTGCGGCGCCTCGGTCAACATCTACATGGCGCACGGCGGCACGAACTTCGCCGGCTGGGCGGGAGCCAACCGGGGTGGCGGCGCACTGCACATGGCCGAGCTCCAGCCGGACGTCACGTCGTACGACTACGACGCGCCGGTCGACGAGTCCGGGCGGCCGACGGAGAAGTTCTGGCTGTTCCGGGAGGTGCTCGCGCAGTACGGGGAGGGGCCGCTGCCGGAGCCGCCGCCCGCCCCCGCCCGGCTCGGCACCCCGGTGCGGGCGGAGCTCGCCGAGTGGGCGCCGCTGGGGGACGTACTGGAGGTGCTCGGCGGGCCGGAGACGGAGACTCCCGTGCCGCCGTCCTTCGAAGAGCTGGACGTGGACCGCGGTCTCGTCCGCTACCGGGTCGACGTCCCGGGACCGCGGCAGCCGTATCCGCTGAGCCTCCCGGGTCTGCGGGACCGGGCCGTTGTGTACGTCGACGGGGTACGGGCCGGTGTGCTGAACGGCGAGAACACGGTGCTGGAGGAGCCGGTGGCGGGGCCCGCGGCAGTGGAACTGTGGGTGGAGTCGCTGGGGCGCGTCAACTACGGGCCGCGCACTGGCGAGTCCAAGGGGATCACCGGCGGCGTACTGCACGAGCGGCAGTATCTGCACGGCGTACGGGCGCGGGGGCTGCGGCTGGATGCGTTCGAGGAGGCGGGCGCGGTCGCCAAGGTGCCCTTCCGCGCGGCCGGGGAGTGGGCACCGGGCCTGTACCGGGGCGCCTTCGAGGTGAGCTCTCCGGGCGACGCGTCGCTGGAACTGCCGGGCTGGGGGCGCGGCTTCGTCTGGGTGAACGGCTTCAATCTCGGCCGCTACTGGTCGGTGGGCCCGCAGCGCGCGCTGTACGTCCCCGGGCCGGTGCTGCGCGCGGGCACGAACGAGGTGTGGGTGCTGGAGCTGGAGAGCGCGGGAGCGCCTGAGGGCGATGGCGTTGGCGTTGGCGTTGGCGAGAGGGTTGTTCGCCTCTCCTGA
- a CDS encoding CoA transferase subunit A, which produces MTDKTMTPDEVVARLSSGMTLGIGGWGSRRKPMALVRALLRSGITDLTVVSYGGPDVGLLAAAGRIRKLVTAFVTLDSIPLEPHFRAARQCGDLALTEIDEAMFMWGLHAAANRLPFLPVRAGLGSDVMRVNPGLRTVTSPYEDGEEFVAMPALRMDAALVHLNRADRLGNGQYLGPDPYFDDLFCEAADTAYISCEQLVETAELTKDAAPQTLLVSRHAVTGVVEAPNGAHFTSCAPDYDRDETFQRHYATTPWPEFAERFLSGDEHAYRSAVAAWHKEQQ; this is translated from the coding sequence GTGACCGACAAGACCATGACGCCCGACGAGGTGGTCGCCCGGCTGAGCAGCGGGATGACGCTCGGGATCGGCGGCTGGGGCTCCCGCCGCAAACCGATGGCCCTGGTGCGAGCACTGCTCCGGTCCGGCATCACCGATCTCACCGTCGTCTCGTACGGCGGCCCCGACGTCGGCCTCCTCGCCGCCGCCGGCCGGATCCGCAAGCTCGTCACGGCCTTCGTCACCCTCGACTCGATCCCCCTCGAACCGCACTTCCGTGCCGCCCGCCAGTGCGGCGACCTCGCACTCACCGAGATCGACGAGGCAATGTTCATGTGGGGCCTGCACGCGGCCGCCAACCGGCTGCCGTTCCTCCCCGTGCGCGCCGGCCTCGGCTCCGACGTCATGCGTGTCAACCCCGGGCTCCGTACGGTCACCTCACCGTACGAGGACGGCGAGGAGTTCGTCGCGATGCCCGCCCTGCGGATGGACGCGGCGCTGGTCCACCTCAACCGCGCGGACAGGCTCGGAAACGGCCAGTACCTCGGCCCCGACCCGTACTTCGACGACCTGTTCTGCGAGGCCGCCGACACCGCGTACATCTCCTGCGAGCAACTGGTGGAGACTGCCGAGCTCACCAAGGACGCGGCGCCGCAGACCCTGCTCGTCAGCCGGCACGCGGTGACCGGAGTGGTCGAGGCACCCAACGGCGCGCACTTCACCTCGTGCGCCCCCGACTACGACCGCGACGAGACATTCCAGCGCCACTACGCGACCACCCCCTGGCCGGAGTTCGCCGAACGCTTCCTGTCCGGCGACGAACACGCCTACCGGTCCGCCGTCGCGGCATGGCACAAGGAGCAGCAGTGA
- a CDS encoding HEAT repeat domain-containing protein has protein sequence MTKEPTAGVADLFEAVHAGEDDVVVGLLRAGIPVDATDEDGQTPLYLAAVSDEVGIVRLLLAAGAAPERAGGPDAGDLPLCGAAVGGHTEVVRALLAAGARPDLPEAYGFTAMAWAVGQGHAATVEALLEYGADPDLPGPNGEPPLVSAARRGSPSTVRALLRHGAASKDAALAEARQWLVRDVERELREGLLRAYGESEGYEADSRRVEEDGGVTVVVELLRDGEPMAGNEQQTGHGAIATLLEGELGIQTPYADLAERALRCGDPDQDDWIESVTALWRRGDEETFQAAAAWCASDDPLRQAFAADVLAQLGFTSTVTADGHPGPRRPFAARALPLLRELSREAQEPELIQAVVLGLGHHGDPAALPEILRHAGHPDAEVRHRVALALGGLVPNDHADGIETLIAMSRDADAHVRDWATMALAGVEADTHRIREALAARLNDPDADTAAEAARGLAMRQDPRAAQALTRLLADEDPDGYARDTAADAVRHIQDERLRRRLEGTSPRCR, from the coding sequence ATGACGAAAGAGCCGACAGCAGGCGTGGCCGACCTGTTCGAGGCGGTGCACGCCGGCGAGGACGACGTCGTCGTGGGGCTGCTCAGGGCCGGGATACCCGTCGATGCGACCGACGAGGACGGGCAGACGCCGCTCTATCTGGCGGCGGTGAGCGACGAGGTGGGCATCGTGCGGCTGCTGCTGGCCGCGGGCGCCGCGCCCGAGCGGGCCGGCGGCCCCGACGCCGGGGACCTTCCGCTGTGCGGGGCCGCGGTCGGCGGGCACACCGAGGTGGTCCGGGCGCTGCTCGCCGCGGGCGCCCGGCCCGATCTGCCGGAGGCGTACGGCTTCACGGCCATGGCCTGGGCGGTGGGCCAGGGGCACGCCGCAACGGTCGAGGCGCTGCTGGAGTACGGCGCCGACCCCGATCTGCCGGGCCCGAACGGTGAGCCGCCGCTGGTGTCGGCCGCCCGCCGCGGCTCCCCGTCGACGGTGCGGGCACTGCTGCGGCACGGCGCCGCGTCGAAGGACGCGGCACTGGCGGAGGCCCGGCAATGGCTCGTACGGGATGTGGAGCGGGAGCTGCGGGAGGGGCTGCTGCGGGCGTACGGGGAAAGCGAGGGGTACGAGGCCGACTCGCGGCGGGTCGAGGAGGACGGCGGGGTCACCGTCGTCGTCGAACTGCTGCGGGACGGCGAGCCCATGGCGGGCAATGAGCAGCAGACCGGCCACGGTGCGATCGCCACGCTGCTGGAGGGCGAGCTGGGGATCCAGACGCCGTACGCGGACCTGGCCGAACGCGCCCTGCGCTGCGGGGACCCGGACCAGGACGACTGGATCGAGTCGGTGACGGCGCTGTGGCGGCGCGGCGACGAGGAGACCTTCCAGGCTGCGGCGGCCTGGTGCGCGAGCGACGACCCGCTGCGGCAGGCATTCGCGGCGGACGTACTGGCGCAACTGGGCTTCACGAGCACGGTGACGGCGGACGGACACCCCGGGCCCCGGCGGCCGTTCGCCGCGCGGGCGTTGCCCTTGCTGCGCGAGTTGTCCCGTGAGGCGCAGGAGCCGGAATTGATCCAGGCGGTTGTCCTCGGGCTCGGCCACCACGGGGATCCGGCCGCGCTGCCCGAGATCCTGCGGCATGCCGGGCATCCGGATGCGGAGGTGCGTCACCGGGTGGCGCTGGCGCTGGGCGGGCTCGTGCCGAACGACCATGCGGACGGCATCGAGACGCTGATCGCGATGAGCCGGGACGCGGACGCCCATGTCAGGGACTGGGCGACCATGGCGCTGGCGGGCGTGGAAGCCGATACGCACCGGATCCGCGAGGCGCTCGCGGCACGGCTCAACGACCCGGACGCGGACACCGCGGCCGAGGCGGCCAGGGGGCTGGCGATGCGTCAGGATCCCCGTGCCGCTCAGGCGTTGACGCGCCTGCTGGCGGACGAGGACCCGGACGGCTACGCCCGCGACACCGCCGCGGATGCCGTGCGGCACATACAGGACGAGCGGCTCAGGCGCCGCCTGGAAGGAACGTCGCCGCGCTGCCGCTGA
- a CDS encoding barstar family protein, with product MTRTYVIDGAEVAGLESFWQVIGEAVNGPGGYFGRNLDAFADCLGGGFGTPDDGDFVIEWRDHELSRRALGRDETVRQLRLRLGRVHPQNRAAVQEELDRAEAGQGATVFDWLVRIMEERAPGALRLR from the coding sequence GTGACCAGGACCTATGTGATCGACGGGGCGGAGGTCGCCGGCCTGGAGAGCTTCTGGCAGGTGATCGGCGAAGCCGTGAACGGGCCGGGCGGATACTTCGGCCGCAACCTCGACGCCTTCGCGGACTGCCTCGGCGGCGGCTTCGGGACGCCGGACGACGGCGACTTCGTCATCGAGTGGCGCGACCACGAACTCTCCCGCCGGGCGCTGGGGCGGGACGAGACCGTACGACAGCTTCGGCTGCGGCTGGGCCGAGTCCATCCGCAGAACAGGGCCGCGGTCCAGGAGGAGCTGGACCGGGCGGAGGCGGGGCAGGGTGCGACCGTCTTCGACTGGCTGGTGCGGATCATGGAGGAGCGGGCGCCGGGTGCGCTGCGGCTCCGGTGA
- a CDS encoding SDR family oxidoreductase, with protein sequence MTRICEGRVVIVTGAGRGLGRAHALAFAAEGAKVVVNDLGVGLDGAGCSTGPAQQVVDEIRAAGGEALAHGGDIATTEGATSLVAAALETYGRLDTLVNNAGFLRDRMLVNLGEDDWDAVMRVHLKGHFLPLKHAAAHWRSEAGAGRPVAARVVNTTSGAGLLGSVGQGNYAAAKAGIIGLTLVASAEMGRYGVQVNAIAPAARTRMTEEFFAGLSALPEDVSPLVVWLGSDASTGVSGRVFEVEAGRITVMEGWRPGPTADKGARRTPAEAGAAALELLAEAEPPQPVYGLR encoded by the coding sequence ATGACCCGAATCTGCGAGGGGCGTGTGGTGATCGTGACGGGTGCCGGGCGCGGTCTCGGGCGGGCCCATGCGCTCGCCTTCGCCGCCGAGGGCGCGAAGGTCGTCGTCAACGACCTGGGCGTGGGCCTGGACGGGGCGGGTTGCTCCACCGGCCCGGCCCAGCAGGTCGTCGACGAGATCCGGGCGGCGGGCGGCGAAGCGCTGGCGCACGGCGGCGACATCGCGACGACGGAGGGTGCCACGTCTCTCGTCGCCGCCGCACTGGAGACGTACGGCCGGCTCGACACCCTGGTCAACAACGCGGGTTTTCTGCGTGACCGGATGCTCGTCAACCTCGGCGAGGACGACTGGGACGCCGTGATGCGGGTGCATCTGAAGGGCCATTTCCTGCCGCTCAAGCATGCCGCCGCGCACTGGCGTTCCGAGGCCGGGGCGGGGCGGCCGGTGGCGGCCCGGGTGGTCAACACGACATCCGGGGCAGGGTTGCTGGGCAGCGTCGGCCAGGGCAACTATGCGGCCGCCAAGGCCGGAATCATCGGCCTGACCCTGGTCGCGTCGGCCGAGATGGGCCGGTACGGCGTGCAGGTCAACGCCATCGCGCCGGCGGCCCGTACCCGTATGACGGAGGAGTTCTTCGCGGGTCTTTCCGCCCTGCCCGAGGATGTCTCACCGCTCGTCGTCTGGCTCGGCTCCGACGCCAGTACGGGCGTGAGCGGCCGGGTCTTCGAGGTGGAGGCAGGCCGCATCACTGTCATGGAAGGCTGGCGGCCGGGCCCCACCGCCGACAAGGGTGCGCGCCGGACTCCGGCCGAGGCGGGTGCGGCAGCGCTGGAACTGCTCGCGGAGGCCGAGCCGCCGCAGCCCGTGTACGGCCTGCGGTAG
- a CDS encoding trypsin-like serine protease: MKQLLRVLKRCAAAGAVALAAISLSPSSAAAAPPPVVGGTPAAQGEFPFMVRLSMGCGGSLYAKDIVLTAAHCVNGSGNNTSITATAGVVDLQSSNAIKVRSTKVLQAPGYNGTGKDWALIKLAKPINLPTLKIADTTAYNSGTFTVAGWGGTREGGAQQRYLRKATVPFVSDASCKQSYPELVAGEEICAGFPQGGVDTCQGDSGGPMFRKDNGGAWIQVGIVSWGQGCARPNYPGVYSEVSTFAATIKSEAAKL, translated from the coding sequence TTGAAGCAACTTCTGCGCGTGCTCAAGAGATGCGCCGCGGCCGGCGCCGTCGCTCTCGCCGCGATCAGCCTCTCGCCCAGCTCTGCTGCCGCCGCTCCGCCGCCCGTCGTCGGCGGAACTCCGGCCGCTCAGGGAGAGTTCCCCTTCATGGTCCGGCTCTCCATGGGCTGTGGCGGCTCGCTCTACGCCAAGGACATCGTCCTGACCGCCGCTCACTGTGTGAACGGCTCCGGAAACAACACCAGCATCACCGCGACCGCGGGCGTCGTCGACCTGCAGAGCTCCAACGCCATCAAGGTCAGGTCGACCAAGGTCCTCCAGGCTCCCGGCTACAACGGCACGGGCAAGGACTGGGCGCTGATCAAGCTCGCCAAGCCGATCAACCTGCCCACCCTGAAGATCGCCGACACGACGGCGTACAACAGCGGCACCTTCACCGTGGCCGGCTGGGGCGGAACCCGCGAGGGCGGCGCCCAGCAGCGCTACCTCCGCAAGGCCACGGTGCCGTTCGTCTCGGACGCCAGCTGCAAGCAGTCGTACCCCGAGCTCGTGGCCGGCGAGGAGATCTGCGCCGGGTTCCCGCAGGGCGGCGTCGACACCTGCCAGGGTGACTCCGGCGGCCCGATGTTCCGCAAGGACAACGGCGGCGCATGGATCCAGGTCGGCATCGTCAGCTGGGGCCAGGGCTGCGCACGGCCCAACTACCCGGGTGTCTACAGCGAGGTGTCCACCTTCGCCGCCACCATCAAGTCGGAAGCGGCAAAGCTCTAG
- a CDS encoding ribonuclease has protein sequence MRIPPRIATLGGVAALVSTLLIGGQAAAAPEFTSAAVGEICYSDLPSQAHDTLGLIESDGPFPYPQDGTVFQNREGILPSQSTGYYHEYTVKTPGSSHRGARRLVTGDEAQEEDYYTADHYESFDLVDHGC, from the coding sequence ATGCGAATCCCCCCACGAATCGCCACGCTCGGCGGCGTCGCCGCCCTTGTCTCGACCCTGCTCATCGGCGGACAGGCCGCGGCCGCACCGGAGTTCACCTCCGCCGCCGTCGGTGAGATCTGCTACTCCGACCTCCCCTCGCAGGCGCACGACACCCTCGGCCTGATCGAGTCGGACGGGCCGTTCCCGTATCCCCAGGACGGCACCGTCTTCCAGAACCGCGAGGGCATCCTGCCGTCGCAGTCGACCGGCTACTACCACGAGTACACCGTCAAGACGCCGGGCTCGTCCCACCGGGGCGCCCGCCGCCTCGTCACCGGCGACGAGGCACAGGAGGAGGACTACTACACCGCCGACCACTACGAGTCGTTCGACCTCGTCGACCACGGCTGCTGA
- a CDS encoding enoyl-CoA hydratase family protein: MGVSTASPEKGISLVTVDFPPVNALPVQGWYDLADALRAAGRDPQIRCVVLAAAGRGFNAGVDIKEMQRDTGHTALIGANRGCSEAFAAVYECEVPVVAAVNGFCLGGGIGLVGNADAIVASDDATFGLPELDRGALGAATHLARLVPQHLMRALYYTSRTATAQELHAHGSVWKVVPRDELAAAALELAREIARKDSCLIRLAKAAINGIDPVDVRRSYRFEQGFTFEANLSGVADRVRDTFGKEEQS, encoded by the coding sequence ATGGGTGTCTCCACCGCAAGCCCTGAGAAGGGCATCTCCCTCGTCACGGTCGACTTCCCACCCGTCAACGCCCTTCCCGTACAGGGCTGGTACGACCTCGCCGACGCGCTGCGCGCGGCCGGACGCGACCCGCAGATCCGCTGTGTCGTGCTGGCCGCCGCGGGACGGGGCTTCAACGCGGGTGTCGACATCAAGGAGATGCAGCGCGACACCGGACACACCGCCCTGATCGGCGCGAACCGCGGCTGCTCCGAGGCGTTCGCCGCGGTGTACGAGTGCGAGGTGCCCGTCGTCGCCGCGGTGAACGGCTTCTGCCTGGGCGGCGGCATCGGCCTCGTCGGCAACGCGGACGCGATCGTCGCCTCCGACGACGCCACCTTCGGACTGCCCGAGCTGGACCGGGGCGCCCTCGGCGCGGCCACCCATCTCGCCCGCCTTGTCCCCCAGCATCTGATGCGCGCGCTGTACTACACCTCGCGCACCGCCACCGCGCAGGAGCTGCACGCCCACGGCTCGGTCTGGAAGGTCGTCCCGCGCGACGAACTGGCGGCGGCCGCACTGGAGCTGGCGCGGGAGATCGCGCGGAAGGACAGCTGCCTCATCCGGCTGGCCAAGGCCGCCATCAACGGCATCGACCCCGTCGACGTACGCCGCAGTTACCGCTTCGAGCAGGGCTTCACCTTCGAGGCCAACCTCAGCGGGGTCGCCGACCGCGTCCGCGACACCTTCGGGAAGGAAGAGCAGTCGTGA
- a CDS encoding nitronate monooxygenase family protein: METALTRLTGVRHPLVQTGMGWVAGPRLVSASANAGALGILASATMTTEQLRQSVREVKSRTEAPFGVNLRADAGDARDRVRIIIDEEVKVASFALAPSRGLIAELKDAGVVVIPSIGARRHAEKVAAWGADAVIVQGGEGGGHTGDVATTVLLPQVVDAVDIPVIAAGGFHDGRGLVAALAYGAAGIAMGTRFLLTSDSTVPDAVKAVYLAATVKDITVTTAVDGLPHRMLRTELVDSLERAGRTRALAQAVRRAAGFRRISGLSWSQMIRDGLAMKHDKDLTWSQVLLAANTPMLLKASMVEGRTDLGVMASGQVAGLIEDLPSCEELVARVMSEATRALDALPRFSPPPRPFP, from the coding sequence ATGGAGACGGCCCTCACCCGGCTGACCGGCGTACGGCACCCCCTCGTACAGACCGGCATGGGGTGGGTGGCCGGGCCGCGGCTGGTCTCCGCCTCCGCCAACGCGGGCGCGCTCGGCATCCTCGCCTCCGCAACGATGACCACCGAACAGCTGCGGCAGTCCGTCCGCGAGGTGAAGTCCCGTACGGAGGCGCCCTTCGGGGTCAATCTCCGCGCCGACGCGGGCGATGCCCGCGACCGGGTCCGGATCATCATCGACGAAGAAGTGAAGGTCGCCTCCTTCGCCCTGGCGCCCTCCCGTGGACTGATCGCCGAGCTCAAGGACGCGGGCGTGGTCGTCATCCCCTCCATCGGGGCCCGTCGGCATGCGGAGAAGGTCGCGGCCTGGGGCGCGGACGCGGTGATCGTGCAGGGCGGCGAGGGCGGCGGCCACACCGGCGACGTGGCAACGACCGTGCTGCTTCCGCAGGTTGTCGATGCGGTGGACATCCCGGTGATCGCGGCGGGCGGCTTCCACGACGGGCGCGGCCTGGTCGCGGCGCTCGCCTACGGGGCGGCGGGCATCGCCATGGGCACGCGTTTCCTGCTCACCTCGGACTCGACCGTCCCGGACGCGGTGAAGGCCGTGTACCTCGCCGCGACCGTCAAGGACATCACCGTCACCACCGCCGTCGACGGGCTGCCGCACCGGATGCTCCGTACGGAACTCGTCGACTCCCTCGAACGGGCGGGCCGTACGAGGGCGCTGGCACAGGCCGTCCGCCGTGCCGCCGGCTTCAGGAGGATCTCGGGCCTGTCCTGGTCACAGATGATCCGCGACGGACTGGCCATGAAGCACGACAAGGACCTGACCTGGAGCCAGGTCCTGCTCGCGGCCAACACCCCCATGCTGCTGAAGGCATCCATGGTCGAGGGCCGCACCGACCTCGGCGTGATGGCTTCCGGGCAGGTCGCGGGGCTGATCGAGGATCTGCCGAGCTGCGAGGAGCTTGTCGCGCGCGTGATGTCCGAGGCGACGCGGGCACTCGACGCGCTGCCGCGGTTCTCTCCCCCGCCCCGCCCCTTCCCGTAG
- a CDS encoding CoA-transferase subunit beta codes for MAQGAAVSTVTVSRAEYCVVACAEAWRDAGEILASPMGAIPSIGARLAKRTFSPDLLLTDGEALLVGPDGSAEGWLPYRRHLAMVTGGRRHVMMGASQIDRFGNQNISCIGDWERPARQLLGVRGAPVNTLNNPVSYWVPKHSTRVFVERVDMVSGVGYDSAAAAGPSATRYHRIPRVVSDLGVFDFATPDRSMRLASLHPGVTVERVREATGFVLMTGQDIPYTREPGPEELRLIREVIDPGGLRDREVRA; via the coding sequence ATGGCACAAGGAGCAGCAGTGAGCACCGTGACCGTGTCCCGTGCCGAGTACTGCGTCGTCGCCTGTGCCGAGGCCTGGCGCGACGCGGGCGAGATCCTCGCCAGCCCTATGGGCGCCATCCCGTCCATCGGCGCCCGGCTCGCCAAACGCACCTTCTCCCCCGATCTGCTGCTCACGGACGGCGAAGCGCTGCTTGTCGGCCCCGACGGGTCGGCGGAGGGCTGGCTGCCCTACCGCCGCCATCTCGCCATGGTGACCGGCGGCAGGCGCCACGTGATGATGGGCGCGAGCCAGATCGACCGCTTCGGCAACCAGAACATCTCCTGCATCGGCGACTGGGAGCGGCCCGCACGCCAGCTTCTCGGTGTACGCGGCGCACCCGTCAACACCCTCAACAATCCGGTGAGTTACTGGGTGCCGAAACACTCCACGAGGGTCTTCGTCGAACGCGTCGATATGGTGAGCGGCGTCGGATACGACAGCGCGGCCGCCGCCGGTCCGAGCGCGACCCGCTACCACCGCATCCCGCGGGTCGTCTCCGACCTCGGTGTCTTCGACTTCGCGACCCCCGACCGCTCGATGCGGCTCGCGTCCCTGCATCCGGGCGTCACGGTGGAGCGGGTCCGTGAGGCAACCGGGTTCGTCCTCATGACCGGCCAGGACATCCCGTACACCCGCGAGCCCGGCCCCGAGGAGCTGCGTCTCATCCGCGAGGTCATCGACCCGGGCGGGCTGCGCGATCGTGAGGTCAGGGCGTGA